The following are encoded together in the Streptomyces sp. NBC_00341 genome:
- a CDS encoding alpha/beta hydrolase: protein MPFRDRSALRLVAARGTATAVAAATTAVAGLAAAPAVHASPPATAALRWAPCAAPAKPGAECATLSVPVDWDRPDGPRLDLAVARRKATEPGARVGSMVFGPGGPGDSGVERVVSGINRFSPEVRRRFDIVSFDPRGVGGSNPVTCSGDLLAERPSPELRSQADFDATLAYNRRLRADCRARTGPVFEHLDTGQTVRDLDALRAALGERKLTFYGSSYGTLLGAQYAETYPRRVRAMVLESVMDHSVAATREFLRSEAAAAQDSFQEFVKWCAGAADCALHGRDVRAVWQGLLARAARGELADPDSPGRSLSASDLVNKYAFRRFYEADYAGLATVIAGMEASKPLPASPTGTAPLPPATPVFCSDWQLPVRDYREYASLVAAMNVTAPDLPYLLSIHMAAACLGAPTANPQHRLDAPGAPPVLLSNALHDPATGYPWAVSVARQLGRSGVLLTYEDRGHGSVTSGPCMENAVDSYLTDLAVPARDTSCPAEPS, encoded by the coding sequence ATGCCGTTCAGGGACAGATCTGCGCTGCGGCTCGTCGCCGCACGGGGCACGGCCACGGCCGTGGCCGCTGCCACGACCGCCGTCGCCGGCCTCGCCGCCGCTCCCGCGGTCCACGCGTCGCCGCCCGCGACGGCGGCCCTGCGGTGGGCACCGTGTGCCGCCCCGGCGAAACCGGGAGCCGAGTGCGCCACGCTTTCGGTGCCGGTCGACTGGGACCGCCCCGACGGGCCGAGACTCGACCTGGCCGTGGCCCGCCGCAAGGCCACCGAACCCGGGGCACGCGTCGGCTCGATGGTGTTCGGCCCCGGCGGGCCGGGCGACTCGGGTGTGGAGAGGGTGGTGAGCGGGATCAACCGGTTCAGCCCCGAGGTCCGCCGCAGGTTCGACATCGTCAGCTTCGACCCGCGCGGCGTGGGCGGCAGCAACCCGGTGACCTGCTCCGGTGACCTGCTCGCCGAACGGCCGTCACCGGAGCTGAGGAGCCAGGCCGACTTCGACGCCACCCTGGCGTACAACAGGCGGCTCCGCGCCGACTGCCGGGCCCGTACCGGCCCGGTGTTCGAGCACCTCGACACCGGGCAGACGGTCCGTGACCTGGACGCGCTGCGGGCCGCCCTCGGCGAGCGGAAACTGACCTTCTACGGGAGCTCGTACGGCACGCTGCTCGGCGCCCAGTACGCCGAGACCTACCCGCGGCGCGTGCGCGCGATGGTGCTGGAGAGCGTGATGGACCACAGCGTCGCGGCCACCCGTGAGTTCCTGCGCTCGGAGGCGGCCGCGGCGCAGGACTCGTTCCAGGAGTTCGTGAAGTGGTGCGCCGGTGCGGCGGACTGCGCGCTGCACGGCCGCGACGTCCGCGCCGTCTGGCAGGGCCTGCTGGCCCGCGCCGCACGCGGCGAGCTGGCGGACCCGGACAGTCCGGGGAGGTCACTGTCGGCTTCGGACCTGGTCAACAAGTACGCGTTCCGGAGGTTCTACGAGGCCGACTACGCGGGACTGGCCACGGTGATCGCGGGGATGGAGGCGAGCAAGCCGCTGCCGGCATCACCCACCGGGACAGCGCCGCTGCCGCCGGCCACCCCGGTCTTCTGCTCGGACTGGCAGCTGCCGGTGCGCGACTACCGGGAGTACGCCTCGCTCGTCGCCGCAATGAACGTGACCGCGCCCGACCTGCCCTACCTGCTGTCGATCCACATGGCGGCGGCCTGTCTGGGCGCGCCGACCGCCAACCCGCAGCACCGCCTGGACGCGCCCGGCGCCCCGCCGGTCCTGCTGTCCAACGCCCTGCACGACCCCGCCACCGGCTACCCGTGGGCCGTGTCGGTGGCCCGGCAGCTCGGCCGCAGCGGCGTACTCCTCACCTACGAGGACCGGGGGCACGGCAGCGTCACCAGCGGCCCGTGCATGGAGAACGCCGTGGACAGCTACCTCACCGACCTGGCGGTCCCGGCACGGGACACCAGCTGCCCCGCCGAGCCGTCCTGA
- a CDS encoding ABC transporter ATP-binding protein produces MRIDIDALTVEIAGARLVEEITLRAGAGQLVGLVGPNGSGKSTLLRCVYRALSPSAGTVRIGGEDLHALSPRESARRLAALPQESSHEFDFTVAEIVAMGRMPHQGPTARASEEDRRTCEAALAEVGAGHLADRGFLTLSGGEKQRVLIARAMAQQPRALVLDEPTNHLDIAQQLEVLALVRASGLTVLTALHDLNLAALHCDVLHVIDRGRIVASGAPHDVLTPELLAEVFGVRAHRVPHPETGAVQLIFDRLLPVDPS; encoded by the coding sequence ATGCGGATCGATATCGACGCGCTGACGGTCGAGATCGCCGGCGCGCGGCTGGTGGAGGAGATCACGCTGCGGGCGGGCGCGGGTCAGCTCGTCGGCCTGGTGGGGCCCAACGGCAGCGGGAAGTCAACGCTGTTGCGCTGTGTCTACCGGGCCCTGAGCCCCTCCGCCGGCACCGTCCGGATCGGTGGCGAGGACCTGCACGCCCTGAGCCCGCGGGAGAGCGCCCGCCGACTGGCCGCGCTTCCCCAGGAGTCGAGTCACGAGTTCGACTTCACCGTCGCCGAGATCGTGGCGATGGGAAGGATGCCGCACCAGGGACCGACGGCCCGTGCGTCCGAGGAGGACCGGCGCACGTGTGAGGCGGCGCTGGCGGAGGTCGGGGCCGGCCACCTGGCCGACCGGGGCTTCCTGACCCTGTCCGGAGGCGAGAAGCAGCGGGTCCTGATCGCCCGCGCCATGGCGCAGCAGCCACGGGCACTGGTGCTCGACGAACCCACCAACCACCTGGACATCGCCCAGCAGCTGGAGGTGCTGGCCCTGGTACGGGCCAGCGGACTGACCGTGCTCACGGCGTTGCACGACCTCAATCTCGCCGCGCTCCACTGCGACGTCCTCCATGTCATCGACCGGGGCCGGATCGTCGCGTCGGGCGCCCCGCACGACGTACTCACCCCTGAGCTGCTGGCCGAGGTCTTCGGCGTCCGGGCGCATCGAGTACCGCACCCGGAGACCGGCGCCGTACAGCTGATCTTCGACCGCCTCCTCCCCGTCGACCCTTCCTAA
- a CDS encoding ABC transporter substrate-binding protein: MPSPIRPSALGLALAAVMALSGCGAEITPQDGNDNRSAPAAGGHYPVTVENCGEKKTYDKAPQRVVTNDVGITEIMFALELEDHMAGYVMPDDKGDLTSVPWKGGYRKTAWLSKETINKELVLDARADLVFAGWNYGFNEGDGFTPAALKKVGIDSYLLSESCRNGQGKARGVMPPLDALYTDLRNLGKIFDVEKRAESLIARFRKEVAQAQATALKGADRPRVFLYDDGRDKPLTSGAYAGPHDIITRAGGDHVMKDLKDTWTTVGWETVVERDPEVIVINNYGDTSAEQKRKFLKSYPPLANVSAIKNDRIVVLDYVDLVESPRNPAAIASLAADLRKTRS, translated from the coding sequence ATGCCCAGCCCGATACGTCCCTCCGCACTCGGCCTCGCCCTCGCCGCTGTCATGGCCCTCAGCGGCTGCGGCGCCGAGATCACCCCGCAGGACGGGAACGACAACAGGAGCGCACCCGCGGCCGGAGGCCACTACCCGGTGACCGTCGAGAACTGCGGTGAGAAGAAGACCTACGACAAGGCGCCGCAGCGCGTGGTCACCAACGACGTCGGTATCACCGAGATCATGTTCGCCCTGGAACTCGAAGACCATATGGCGGGCTATGTGATGCCCGACGACAAGGGCGATCTGACATCCGTCCCCTGGAAGGGCGGCTACCGGAAGACCGCCTGGCTGTCCAAGGAGACGATCAACAAGGAACTCGTCCTCGACGCACGCGCCGACCTGGTCTTCGCGGGCTGGAACTACGGCTTCAACGAGGGCGACGGATTCACCCCGGCAGCCCTGAAGAAGGTGGGCATCGACTCCTACCTGTTGAGCGAGTCGTGCCGCAACGGGCAGGGGAAGGCGCGAGGAGTGATGCCGCCACTCGACGCGCTCTACACCGATCTCCGGAACCTGGGGAAGATCTTTGACGTCGAGAAGCGTGCCGAATCCCTGATCGCACGGTTCCGGAAGGAAGTGGCCCAGGCACAGGCGACCGCCCTGAAGGGCGCCGACCGGCCGAGGGTGTTCCTCTACGACGACGGCCGGGACAAGCCGCTGACCTCGGGCGCCTACGCCGGACCGCACGACATCATCACCAGGGCCGGCGGCGATCACGTCATGAAGGACCTCAAGGACACCTGGACGACGGTGGGATGGGAGACCGTCGTCGAGCGGGACCCCGAGGTGATCGTCATCAACAACTACGGGGACACGAGTGCGGAGCAGAAGCGGAAGTTCCTGAAGTCCTATCCGCCGCTGGCCAATGTGTCGGCGATCAAGAACGACCGCATCGTCGTCCTCGACTACGTGGACCTCGTCGAGAGCCCGCGCAATCCCGCAGCCATCGCCTCACTCGCGGCAGATCTGCGGAAGACCCGGAGCTGA
- a CDS encoding iron ABC transporter permease, whose product MVTPLERIPAPPSRAARAGGGPAPPRRVPLPLLVITLCALLPLSLVCGAGIGASGISWGEVSRYLWAGLTGQRIAPGEVAGYTIVWELRFPRALLAAVVGAGLSAIGVAVQAMVRNALADPFVLGISSGAAVGANAVLIFGVFGAFGVWALSTAAFLAALLAMMLVYAVARTARGLTPLRLVLTGTAMYYGFSAITTFMVFAAERGEAARSAMMWMLGSLGGATWSSVPIAAGATIGGLAHLWWSARRLNALAMGDETAAALGVDAGRLRKELFLVSAAVTGALVAVSGAIGFVGLMVPHAARMLVGADHRRLLAVAPLAGAVLLIWVDILSRVLLAPAELPLGVLTAMIGVPCFILLMRRRSYTFGGA is encoded by the coding sequence GTGGTCACTCCCCTCGAACGCATACCAGCCCCGCCCTCGCGCGCGGCGCGCGCCGGTGGCGGGCCCGCCCCTCCCCGGCGCGTTCCCCTGCCCCTGCTGGTGATCACGCTGTGTGCCCTGCTGCCGCTCTCCCTGGTCTGCGGCGCCGGAATCGGTGCCTCCGGGATTTCCTGGGGAGAGGTGTCGCGCTACCTGTGGGCCGGCCTGACGGGACAGCGGATCGCTCCCGGCGAAGTTGCCGGGTACACCATCGTGTGGGAGCTGCGCTTTCCACGAGCCTTGCTGGCCGCGGTCGTCGGAGCCGGACTGTCCGCGATCGGCGTCGCGGTGCAGGCCATGGTCCGCAACGCCCTCGCCGACCCGTTCGTCCTCGGCATCTCCTCCGGCGCGGCCGTCGGTGCCAACGCCGTGCTCATCTTCGGGGTCTTCGGCGCATTCGGCGTCTGGGCGCTGTCCACGGCAGCCTTCCTCGCCGCACTCCTCGCGATGATGCTCGTGTACGCGGTCGCCCGCACCGCGCGCGGACTGACCCCGCTGCGCCTGGTCCTGACGGGCACGGCGATGTACTACGGCTTCTCGGCCATCACGACGTTCATGGTGTTCGCCGCGGAGCGGGGCGAGGCCGCCCGCTCCGCGATGATGTGGATGCTGGGCAGCCTCGGGGGCGCCACCTGGTCCTCCGTACCGATCGCCGCGGGCGCCACGATCGGCGGCCTCGCCCACCTCTGGTGGTCGGCGCGCCGGCTCAATGCCCTGGCGATGGGTGACGAGACCGCCGCCGCGCTGGGAGTGGACGCCGGGAGACTGCGCAAGGAGCTGTTCCTGGTCTCCGCCGCGGTCACCGGGGCACTGGTGGCGGTGAGCGGCGCGATCGGCTTCGTCGGGCTCATGGTCCCGCACGCCGCGCGCATGCTGGTCGGCGCGGATCACCGCCGTCTGCTGGCCGTCGCACCGCTCGCGGGCGCCGTCCTGCTGATCTGGGTGGACATCCTCTCGCGGGTGCTGCTCGCCCCGGCCGAACTGCCGCTCGGCGTACTGACCGCGATGATCGGCGTACCGTGCTTCATCCTGCTCATGCGCCGCCGCTCCTACACCTTCGGGGGCGCGTGA